CCGCGCGCGGAGGCGGCGGGCACCGCCCTCCGCATCACCCCCCGTCCGCGGGACGCGACGACGGAGGTCGAGGTGCGCGGGGAGCGGGTGCGGGCGTACACGGCGCCCGTCTCCTTCCCGCAGCAGCGGCTGTGGATGCTGGACCGCATGGACCCGGGGCGCGCCCTGTACGCCGTTCCCCTGGCCCTGCGGCTCCGCGGCCCGCTCGACCACGCCGCGCTGCAACGGGGGCTGCACGCGCTGGCGGAGCGCCACGAGTCGCTGCGCACCGTCTTCCGCTGGATGGAGGGCGGGGCGATGCAGGTCGTTCTCCCGCGCGGCGCCCTGCCCATCGAATCCGCCGACCTGACCGGGGTGGACGCGGGCGGGCGCGAGGCGGAGCTGCGGCGCCGGCTGGCGGACGAGGCGGCGCGCCCGTTCGACCTGGAGCAGGGCCCCCTGGCGCGCATCCACCTCTACCGGCTGGACGCCGACGACCACGTGCTGCTGCTGAACCTGCACCACGTGATCACCGACGGGTGGAGCACGGGGGTGCTGCTGCGCGACCTGGCCGCCCTGTACGGCGCCTTCTCGCGCGGCGAGCCGTCGCCGCCGTCCGCGCCGGGGCTGCAGTACGCGGACTACGCCGCGTGGCAGCGCGAGCACCTCTCCGGCGCCGTCTTCGACGCGCAGCTGGCGTACTGGACGGAGGCGCTGGCGGATGCGCCCGCCCTGCTGGAGTTGCCGGGGGACCGCCCCCGTCCGCCGGGGTGGGACGGGAAGGGTGCCGCGGAGCGCTTCCGCCTGCCGCGGGAGGTGGCGGACGCCGTCGGCGCGCTGGCGCGGGCGGAGGGGTGCACGCCCTTCATGGTGCTGCTGGCCGCCCTCCAGGCGCTGCTGGGCCGGTACGCGCGGCAGGACGACGTGGTCGTCGGCACGCCGGTGGCCAACCGGGTGCGGCCGGAGACGCGGGACGTGGTGGGCTGCTTCGTCAACACGCTGGCGCTGCGGGCGGAGCTGTCCGGCGATCCGGGCTTCCGCGCCCTCCTGCACCGCGTGCGCGAGGGGGCGATGGGCGCCTTCGCGCACCAGGAGATGCCCTTCGAGCGGCTGGTGGACGAGCTGAAGGTGCCGCGCAGTGCCGCGCACGCACCCCTCTTTCAGGTGATGTTCAGCCTGCACCCCGCGGACGAGGGCACCGCCGCGCTCCCCGGCCTGCGGACGGAGCCGGTGCCCGTCGCGGGGACGCAGGCGCTCTTCGACCTCACGCTGGTGCTGCGCCCCGACGGCGACGGGATGGCCGGCGCGCTGGAGTACGCCACCGCGCTCTTCGACCGCGTGACGGCGCTGCGGATGATCGGCCACTTCCACACCCTGCTCGCGGCCGCCTGCGCCGCGCCGGACGAGGCGCTCTCCGCCCTGCCGCTCCTTTCCGCGGACGAGGTGGATGCCGCCCTGCGCGCCGGAGAAGGCCCGGCGCTCGAATCCCCGGCCGCCTTCGCGCTCATCCACGAGCGGATCGCCGCGCAGGCGGCGCGGACGCCCAGCGCGGTCGCGGTGGAGGGCGGGGACCGCGCGGTGACGTACGCGGAGCTGGAGGACCGCGCCGCGCGCCTGGCCCGCCGCCTCCACGCGCTGGGCGTGCAGCCGGGCCGGATCGCCGCGGTGCGGGCGGAGCGGAGCGTGGACGCGGTGGCCGCCATCCTCGCCGTGCTGAAGGCGGGCGGCGCCTACCTGCCGCTGGACCCCGCCTACCCCGCCGAGCGGCAGGCGTACATGCTCGCGGACAGCGGCGCCGCGCTGCTGCTGGACGGCACCGGCGCCGGCGCCCCCGCCGGCTACGCGGGCCGCGTGGCGGAGCTGGCCGCCGAGCTCGCCGCCTTGGAATCATCCCCTCCGTTTGTGGACGAAGTGGCCGAGCCGGAGGACCTGGCGTACGTCATCTACACCTCCGGGTCCACCGGCCGTCCCAAGGGCGTGGCGGTGCCGCACCGCTGCCTGTCGGCGTACGTGGACGCGGCGCGGCAGGCCTACGCCCTTACCCCCGCCGACCGCTTCCTTCAGTTCGCGCCGCTCGGTTTCGACAGCAGCGTGGAGGAGCTGTTCGCCCCCCTGGCCGTCGGCGCCACGATGGTGCTGCGCGACGAGGAGATGCTGCAGTCGGTGGATGGATTCTGGCGCGCCGCGGAGCGGTGGAGACTCACCGTGGCCAGCCTGCCGACGGCGTTCTGGCACGAGATCGCGGCCGCGATGGAGCGCGCCGCGCCGCCCGTGCCGGCCTCGCTGCGGGTGATGATCCTCGGCGGCGAGCGGGCGCTGCCGGAGCGGGTGGCGTCGTGGCGCCGCCGCGTGGGTGACGGGGTGCAGCTGATCAACAGCTACGGGCCGACGGAGACGACGGTCGCCGCCACGCTGCACGAGGTGCGGGCGGACGAGCCCGTGGTCCCCATCGGCCGGCCAATGCCGGGCTACCGGGTGCGGGTGCTGGACGCATCGCTGCGCCCCGTCCCCGCCGGCATTCCCGGCGAGCTGTTCGTGGGCGGCACCGGCGTGGCGCGCGGCTACCTGCACCGCCCGGGCGCCACGGCGGAGCGCTTCGTCCCCGATCCGTTCGCCGCGGAGCCGGGCGCGCGCCTGTACCGCACGGGCGACCTCGTGCGGTGGAGGGAAGTGCGAGAGTGCGAAAGTGCGAGAGTGCGAGAGTGGAATGGAGATGCCGAAGGGGGCGAAGCCGTTCCCCACGCACCTACGCACTCTCCCACTCACGCACTCGAGTTCCTGGGCCGCACCGACGACCAGGTGAAGGTGCGCGGCTTCCGCATCGAGCCGGGCGAGATCGAGTCGCTGCTGCGCCGCTACCCCGGCGTGCGCGACGCCGTCGTGGCCGTGCGCGAGGACGAGCCCGGCGACCGGCGGCTGGTGGCGTACCTGGTGCCGGCGGATGGAGCGATGCCGGTCGATGCCGTGCGCGCCGCGGTCCGCGCGGAGCTGCCGGCGTACATGGTCCCCTCCGCGTTCGTGGCGCTGGACGCGCTGCCGATGACGCCCAGCGGCAAGGTGGACCGCCGCGCCCTTCCCGCGCCGCAGGCCGGCGACCCCGCCGCCCCCGCGGTGCCGCTGTCGCGGCGGGAGCGCGCGCTGGCGGAGGTGTGGCGGCAGGTGCTGGGGAGCGACGCCGTGGGGCCGGACGACAACTTCTTCGACCTGGGCGGCAACTCGCTCCTGCTGATCCGCCTCGCGGCCCGGCTGCAGGAGGCGATGGGGGTCGCCGTCACGGCGGTGGAGCTCTTCCGCTTTCCCACCGTGCGCGCGCTGGCCGCCCACCTGGCCGCCGGCGCCGGCGGTTCCGCCGACGAGGCCCCGGTGAGCGGCCGCGACGAGCGCCTGCGCCAGGGCACCGGCCGCCTGGCCGGCCTGCGGCGCGGCATACCCGCGTGAGGAGTCTGCCGGAGACGGCGGCCGCAGTCGCCGCAACGAGCTCGTTGAAAATCCACGGGACGGTCCGCCGTTCCTGATCCACCCGAGAGACGAATGAGCCAGGGAGAACGCAGGGAGCCCACCGGCGCCGAGATCGCCCTCGTGGGGATGGCGGGGCGCTTTCCCGGCGCGGACAGCGTGGACGCGCTGTGGGAGAACCTGAAGGCGGGGATCGAGAGCGTCTCCCGCTTCACCGTCGACGAGCTGCGCGCCGCCGGCGTGGACGACGAGACGCTGTCGGACCCCGCGTACGTCCCCGCCCTGGGCTGGCTGCCGGACGCCGCGGACTTCGACGCCGGCTTCTTCGGCTTCACCCCCCGCGAGGCGGAGATCACCGACCCCCAGCAGCGCCTGTTCCTGGAGCTGGCGTGGGCCGCGCTGGAGCACGCGGGCTACGGCCCGGGAACGTACGGCGGCCACGCGGGCGTGTACGCGGGAAGCGGCGCCTCCATGTACCTGCTGAACAACGTGCTGCCGTACGCGGCCCTGCTGGGGCGCGCGGGATACGACGTGATGGTGGGGAACGACAAGGACTTCATGCCCACCCGCGTCTCGTACAAGCTGGGGCTGCGCGGCCCCTCGGTGAGCGTGCAGACGGCGTGCAGCTCCTCGCTGGTGGCCGTCCACGTGGCCTGCCGCGCCCTGCTGGGCGGCGAGTGCGAGATCGCGCTGGCGGGGGGTGTCTCCCTCGCCAGCGTCCGACCGCGCGGCTACACCTGGCGCGACGGGGGGATCTCCTCCGCCGACGGGCACTGCCGCGCCTTCGACGAGCAGGCGTCGGGCGCGGTGGCCAGCGCGGGCGTGGCCGTCGTCGTCCTCAAGCGGCTGGAGGACGCCGTCGCGGACGGCGACACCATCCACGCGGTGATCCTGGGGAGCGCCATCAACAACGACGGCAGCGCCAAGGTGGGATTCATGGCCCCCGGCGTGGACGGCCAGGCGGCGGTGATCGGCGACGCGCTCTCCGTGGCCGGCGTCTCCTCGCGCTCCATCGGCTACGTGGAGGCGCACGGCACCGGCACCAGCCTGGGC
This genomic stretch from Longimicrobium sp. harbors:
- a CDS encoding amino acid adenylation domain-containing protein encodes the protein EIHVLYGPTEAAIICASHRLGDEAVSRQMVGRPLGNAALYVLEPGGSVAPAGVAGELCLGGRSVARAYLGRPSLTAERFVPDPFPAAPGARLYRTGDRVRRPASGELEFLGRTDRQVKVRGYRIEPGEIESALRRHPEVDDAVVAVAGEGDARRLAAWVVPSSAAGAPDVEALKVHLRGGLPDFMVPQAFVFLERFPLTPSGKVDRRALPAAEAAAETAAYVEPRTPTERAVAEVFGEVLGVERVGAADDFFSLGGHSLLAMHVWSHLEDRCGVGLPLRTLFEHPVVRALAAAVDAAPRAEAAGTALRITPRPRDATTEVEVRGERVRAYTAPVSFPQQRLWMLDRMDPGRALYAVPLALRLRGPLDHAALQRGLHALAERHESLRTVFRWMEGGAMQVVLPRGALPIESADLTGVDAGGREAELRRRLADEAARPFDLEQGPLARIHLYRLDADDHVLLLNLHHVITDGWSTGVLLRDLAALYGAFSRGEPSPPSAPGLQYADYAAWQREHLSGAVFDAQLAYWTEALADAPALLELPGDRPRPPGWDGKGAAERFRLPREVADAVGALARAEGCTPFMVLLAALQALLGRYARQDDVVVGTPVANRVRPETRDVVGCFVNTLALRAELSGDPGFRALLHRVREGAMGAFAHQEMPFERLVDELKVPRSAAHAPLFQVMFSLHPADEGTAALPGLRTEPVPVAGTQALFDLTLVLRPDGDGMAGALEYATALFDRVTALRMIGHFHTLLAAACAAPDEALSALPLLSADEVDAALRAGEGPALESPAAFALIHERIAAQAARTPSAVAVEGGDRAVTYAELEDRAARLARRLHALGVQPGRIAAVRAERSVDAVAAILAVLKAGGAYLPLDPAYPAERQAYMLADSGAALLLDGTGAGAPAGYAGRVAELAAELAALESSPPFVDEVAEPEDLAYVIYTSGSTGRPKGVAVPHRCLSAYVDAARQAYALTPADRFLQFAPLGFDSSVEELFAPLAVGATMVLRDEEMLQSVDGFWRAAERWRLTVASLPTAFWHEIAAAMERAAPPVPASLRVMILGGERALPERVASWRRRVGDGVQLINSYGPTETTVAATLHEVRADEPVVPIGRPMPGYRVRVLDASLRPVPAGIPGELFVGGTGVARGYLHRPGATAERFVPDPFAAEPGARLYRTGDLVRWREVRECESARVREWNGDAEGGEAVPHAPTHSPTHALEFLGRTDDQVKVRGFRIEPGEIESLLRRYPGVRDAVVAVREDEPGDRRLVAYLVPADGAMPVDAVRAAVRAELPAYMVPSAFVALDALPMTPSGKVDRRALPAPQAGDPAAPAVPLSRRERALAEVWRQVLGSDAVGPDDNFFDLGGNSLLLIRLAARLQEAMGVAVTAVELFRFPTVRALAAHLAAGAGGSADEAPVSGRDERLRQGTGRLAGLRRGIPA